A segment of the Sulfitobacter sp. D7 genome:
CCCTCATCAAGATGAGCGCCAACGGCGGTGCGGCACAACGCATCCTAGAGCGACGCGGCTACACGGTGGCCGAAGTGCAGATGGTTAAGGCGATCTAAATGGCAATCTTCTCAACGATCATAGGCGCGATTGCCTATGCGGGTGGCTATCTCGCTGCTGCGGCAGGCTTTTCGGTTGCTACAGCTACCTCTATAGGCGTCGCGGTGGCGAATGCGGCGGTGTCGCTGGCTCTGAGCGCGATTTCTCGTGTGCTCGCACCAAGCGTGAGCGTGTCTCAATCCGACATCCAAGCGGTTATCAGTCAAGCCATTGCCCCGCGCCGCATCTATGTAGGTGAGAATCTTGCTGGCGGCATCAGGGCATTCTTCGAAGTAAAGGACGGGGTGCTCTATCAGCTCGTCATGGTGGCGCACGGACCTATAATCAGCTTTGACGAATTCTGGGTCGATAGCGTTCCTGTGACACTGGATGAGAACGGTGACGTAACCGAAGGGAAAACGGCGCCATACGTCAACATTCAAACCCGCAATGGTTCGGCGCTTGGTGGCGATTATGCGGACCTGTCAGCCGATTTTGCGTCGTGGGATGTAGATCGTAAGTTAACCAATCAGGCCACATTTCTGGGGCAAATCAAAGCACCGAAAGGGAACGATTTTAGCAAGGTTTTCCCCAAAACATCAGGCACCGTTTTGCAGTGCGTAATTAAGGGGCAGGCGGTCTATGACCCACGAGATGTTTCGACCGCATATGCCGATAACGCCGCGCTGGTACAGTCGCATTTCCTCACCCATGAGGACGGGTTCAAGATCGACGCGGCGGACATCAACTGGGATAGCGTCTCAGCAATGGCTGACGTGGCCGATGAAGCCGTGCCACAGCTTGAGGGCGGCACCGCGCCACGTCTGCGCCTCTGGGGCTACTGGACGCTGGATGAGCCTCCGTCTGATGTGCTGGACCGGATGCACGCCAGCTCCGGTATCCGCGCTTATGAAATGCAGGACGGGCGCATCGGGTTAATCGGCGGCAGCTTCGGCACCCCGGCCTGCACCATCACGGCCAAAGACATCAGAGAAATCCAAACCAGCGAGGCGATCAGCGAACGCGAAGGGTATAACGTCCTGCGGGTGCTGCACATGGACGCTTCGCAGAAATACACGGTGACAGAAGTCGACCAGTGGCGCGACGATACCCGGCTGGCGGTCGAGGGCGAAATCGTCAAGGAATACGAACTGACGATGTGTCCGAACCGGTCACAGGCGCGGCGGTTGGCTAAGGAGCAATTCCACGACGACAATCGGGCCAAGGTTTCGATCATAACCAACCTGGTCGGGCTAAAGGCGCGTTTCCCGCGTGAACATGCGCAGCGCCATACGATCCTGCTGGACTATCAGCCGGAGGACGGTTCGGGTCGCGTGATCCAAGGCGAGTATGAGGTGCTAGACCACGAATTTGACCCGATTGAACTGCAATGCCGGATTGACCTTGCGGCAGTTGATCGGGCGTCAGGCGAGTGGACGCCAACGGAGGCCGGTGACGCGCCTACGCCACTACCAGACGATCCGCAGAACCTCGCGCCGGATATCTCGGCAGTATTTACGCAGCGCATTGTGCAGGCATCCGCCAGCAGTCAGATCGCTATCCTGGAAGTGGACGCAGTGCCAATCGTAGGCCGCAGCGATATCGCTGTTGAGGCGCAGTATCGACGGGTTTCGGCGTTCTCTTCGACTTGGCTGGATATGCAGGCAACCGACTACACCGCGCAGTCAGGCCCGGTTGAGGATCGTGTTGAGTACGAGGCGCAAGCCCGCTTTGATGGGGTGTTCTATGAGCCTGATGAGTGGGAAAACCTCGGCACGATTACAGTTCAAATTGATGCCACAGCACCGGGCGAACCGTCTGAACTGTTCGCATCTAATGGCACGGGTAGGGTCAATCTGAATTGGCGCAACCCGGCAGGCGACTTTTACGAACTGCGCATCTATCGCGGCGATACGGCGGTATTTGGTGATGCCGCGCTGATCGGCACGACCGGCGGCGTGGCTGGGCAAATCTCCGAGTTCTCCGACGACACGATCACGGCGGCAACTGAATACAACTACTGGGTTGCAGCTGCCAACGTGTCCGGCGTCGAGGGCGATCCAGTCGGCCCGGCGACGATTACCACAACCTAAGCACACCACATCGATTCTAATGGCCCGCTCTGGCGGGTGCTTTTGCATGGAGACAGCTATGCCAGAAACTTTCCGCGAAAAGATCAGCCGCGTCCTGCGCGATTTCCAAGGTTATACGGGCGATGGGCAAGGCGGTGCGGGTGATCTGCCTATTGGTGATCGGTCCACCGCGCAAAAGCGGATTGAGAAGCGTGATCTGCGCGAGATGTTCAACGACTATGCTGATGTTGCGGACGATGCTCAGGCGGCAGCTGGTAGCGCAGCGGATAGCGCGATAGAAGCGGCGCTATATGACCCCACTGTGCGATTTAAGACGCCGGGTGATTTGATTGCGTCTGACCGTTCCGCCAAGGGAGATGGCGCAGTTTGGCAGGCTGGGTCAGATTTATACGAGGAAGTCGCCACAGGCGGAGACATCACCAACGCGGCGACAGTCCCGGTAAAACTCAAGGCTCAAGTCCGCTCAGGCGTTCTGAATGTTGACGCCCTTGCTCCGCCGCGAAATGGTGTGACGTTTGATACGGCGACCATTAACGCGGCAGTCGCGGCTCTTGCGCGGGAAGGTGGTGGCACGCTCAATTTCTCACAGTTGGATTATTATCTCGACGGGCCAGTGGTCATTGACCCGACGATTACTGTTCCTATCCACCTGAAGGGGAACGGGTCGCGCTTAAATCTGCAAGCCGGTGCGACAGGTATTAAGCTGAACCAGGGTCGATCCGAGCCGCCTGGTGCGAGTGCAGACGGGTTTAATATTCTTGGCGCTATGGGCGCGGGTACTCGTGCTCTGCTGATAGACGACAATTCAGAGGCCAAGGCACACAACATTAAAGCAGATCGTTGTGAAACAGGACTGGAGCTCACAGGGTCGGGCCATTGGTCCGAAAGCAGCGACCTCGACCACATTGTCCTGAAGGACTGTAAAACCTCTGTTAAGCTAAGCAAAAGTGGTGGAACGGGGTCAATGGGCTATGCGAAATGGGGTCTTATCCATATCGCGGGCATGGGAACGTCTTGGGATGATGCTATTGGCTTCCATGTGGGGGAGGGCGTGAATTTCTGGAACAGCGATGTGTCGATGATGGTCATTCATTGCGCCCCTTCCCCTACAGCAAGGGCAATGGTCGTGGAAGGTGACTTGTCCCGAAACGTTCGAATTCACTCGGTATTGGAAGGGTTCGGCACTGCTGTAGGTCGGATTGCAATTGACCTTACCTCTACGGGAAATGTCTTTGGCGCTAAGTTTGACACGTTTTTCCTTGGGAACTGGGATACTTTGGTTCGGAGCAATGCGGCAGGGCAGAATGGTAACTTCGTAATCAACGAGCGCGGAACCCAATATCGGGCGGAAGATGATGTTCCTTTGCTGCGCGCCTTTAATCTGGGCGCGTCTGAGCCGAAAATGGAGTTAATGCCAAACGAGTTGAGGTTTGGCGACGGGGTGGCGGCGACAGACGTGGCGCTGCGGCGCTCATCGGACGGAAACTTGCAATCGCGCGGCCTGTTTGAGTTTCTGAACGCGTCCAACCGGCGCACGATCCTTGACAGTGCTGCGACAGGAACGCGCACAGTAACCTTTGGCAACAGTAGTGGTCGTATTCCTGCGGTTTCAACTGATGGTGTGGCAAGTCAAGATTACGGCTTCAACCTCATGTCCGGCGCGGCGGGTGCGCCGTCCGGCGTCCCGGCTGACGCGCCCGCTGGGACTTACCCGTTCTACTTCGACGCGACGAACAAGAAAATCTACGTCCATGATGGGACAGGCTGGATTGCAACGGCGGCCCTGAGTTGATTCTAGCCCTCTCCGAGTGGCTATCCCGGCACATCTGCCGGGTGGCCCTTTGCTCAAACATGACGCTCTGCGCGTATTCATGGTGGCGTCGTGACTGGCGCTTCCAATCTACCAGGGAAAGGTGACGAATGGCAGTTGATGCGCAGCAATCAGTCTTGTCGGGCTATAAGATCGAGCAGCTTGAAAAGTCGGTTGCGGAACTTCGTGAGGCGAACGCGGTCCTTGCGGCTGAGTGGCGGGCAGACAACCGCGCTTTGCATGATGAAATCGCCCAGATGAAAGAGGCGGAGGCAGCCAAGGAACGGCAATTGCTCATGGTGGGGATAACTACACTGGGTGGAATTGTCGTGACGCTGTTCGGCGTCCTATGGGCTTATCGATCGGTGATCTTCAAATGATGCGGGTGTTTGGATTTCTTGCCGCTGTTTGCGTAGCGCTATCTATGTTCGTGGCATTTACTGCGGTTCGATATGAGCGGGTTGACAGAACGCAGCCGGTCAGCGGCTTCGGAAAGGTGGAAACGCTCAACAGCCCGATCAGCGCGGGTGAAGCGCTGCCAGTACGCATCTGGCGCGAAAAGGCGCGGGGTGATTGTCCGGTGGTGTCGGAGCGCACTGCGATCAACCAAGACGGCGCGGTCTATGATTTGCCTGACGCAGAATGGGCGGGTGGCTCACCGGATGATGAATATCTCGACTATCACTACCCGACGCTGCCGTTCATGCCTGCGGGCGAATATCAGCTTCGCGTTGACCTGACCTACACTTGCCCGGGTGGTCTGCTGTTCAAATACACGCAGCCGCCAGCGTTCTTCAGGATCGCGGGCTAACCAGCCCCTCACATTATCAACCTCACGCCCCGCCTGCGGGGTTCTTTGCATTGGAGAATGCCGATGAACCGCTACCTTATTGAAAACCGGCGGGCGGCCCTGCGCTCGTATTCCTTTGTCAGCATGGTGCTTGGGTTGGCCGCATTGCTCGCGCCGAATGCGCTCTATGGCTTGCTCAAGATCGAGGCCGACCCATACCTGATTGGCACGGCGGCGCTGGTGTTTTTCGCTCTCGGCATCGCCGGCCGGTTCATCCGTCAGGTTCCTGAAACGCGGATGGGCCGTCGACTGATCTTCTGGACAGCTTTCCTATTTGGGGGGCTCATGCTGGCAAAGTCCATCGGCGGCGCGCTGGTTGAGAATGCGGTTCTGCCAGAGTCGGAAGAACGGGCGAGCCTCGAGGTGCAGATCATCCCGGCCATGGCGTCGAAACCGCGGCCCCCGTCGGTCCCGGCGCCACGGGCGGCCGAAGATCCATTCGATGAGATCGCCTTCGAGCTCATCGCCAAATGGGAGGGCAAGAGAAACGAGGCCTATCGCGACATCGTCGGTGTCTGGACGATCTGCTACGGCCATACCCGTACGGCCGCGCCCGGGCAGTACAAAACCGATGCCGAGTGCAAAGCGCTGCTGGTCGAGGAGATCGCAGAGTATCGCGACAATTGGATGGGCTATGTCAATGAGAAGGCTCAGACCTACTGGCTGCCACCCACTCGAAAGGCCGCCTACACCAGCCTCGCATACAATGTCGGCTGGCATGGCGCAGGCACCAGCACAGCAACCCGCCGGCTTAACGCCGGCGACATCGAGGGCGGCTGCGAAGCCATCAGCTGGTGGAACAAGGCGGGTGGTAAAGTCGTGCGGGGCTTGGTCCGCCGCCGGACCGAGGAGGTCACGCTATGTTTGGTATAGGCCATCTACAGGCGCAGTTAATCGCCAGCGGGGTAGGGACAGCGGTTCTGATCGGAGTGGTGGTCTGGTTGAGAGCAGATGCCGCCGACGATCGCGAGCGTGAACTGCGCGCCAACCAAAACACCAACCGACTGCGGCACATTGAGAACTCGAAAGGAACGCAAAATGAGATTGAAAACCTGTCTGATTCCGATCTGGATCGCGCTCTCTGCCGGGTCCTGTCTACCGCCCCCGAGTGTAAGCGGGGACGCGCTCTTCAGGGACGTGAGCCGACAGCCGCCAAAGGCGCAGCCGGAAACGATTGTGGCGATCTCTAACGACCGACCGGTTGCTGAGTGGATCGTGTATCAGGCGCGCCAGTGTGACGTGCACGGCTGTCTATAAAACCCGCCGTCCGAGTAAAAGTTACTGGTTATCTTGCCGGCTGAAGGTGCATCAGTTTGGGACCTGAACTTATATCGTGGAGCTATCAATTATTGTTATTCCAACTTCGCTACGCTGGCGATTACTTGCTGGATATGTCGATCCCACGAAAGGTGCTCAAGGCACCATTTCCGACCGCTACTTGCTAACTCAATGCGCATTGCAGGATCGGTTAGCAATGTTTGAAGTGCATCAGCAATAGCCTCATCGCTATAGCCATCTACGACCAATCCACGCTCACCATCTTTAACAAAATCCGCTGGGCCGCCAGTTTCTCCTACAACTGCTGCGCAGCCAAAAGAGATCGAATCCGCGATTGCCAAGCCGAAGCCTTCCAGATCACGCTTGTTTTCTGATGCGGTTTGGGGATGCAGGAATACATCTGCATTTCGGTAAAGGTCAGGAATCTCCGAGTCTTCGACATAGCCCTTCATCGTCACTTGGTTTTGCAGACCTAATTCTACGATCAACTGAGCTATTTCATCACGTAAAGGGCCTGTGCCGGCAATCGTATAGTGGAAGTTATCGACACCTTCGGTTTGAAGCCGTGCTAGGGCACGCAAACAGCCATCAATGTTTTTCCGCCGCGCCAGCCGGGCAAAGGATAGGATGCGTACAATTTCATTGTTGCCTCTAGCTTGGCGCTTAAAGGTTGATGCTTCTGTAGGGAAAGATAGGCCATTGAAGTTTACCTCCCACTTACCTTGTGGAAGAGCCCCTTCAAGTGCTCCTTTCGCGGCTCGCATTGTGGAATGCGATACGGTATGAACTAGGTCAAAGTCGCGCATTACCTTGATCATGCCGCGCTTGAGAATAAGAGGGTAGTTCAGTACCTCCTGCCCGTGAATTGTAAGCACTTTAGTCTGAGGCCACCGCCACGGTAGCAATGCGAGTGCTGGCCGCCAAGTTGTCGCGTGGATGAAGTCAAACCTTTGCCCGAACCTCACTCTTCCTATAGCTGCAATTAACCTTGCAAAGACGATTGGCTGGCGGTGCATACCAACGTTGTAAACGCGAATA
Coding sequences within it:
- a CDS encoding lysozyme, which encodes MNRYLIENRRAALRSYSFVSMVLGLAALLAPNALYGLLKIEADPYLIGTAALVFFALGIAGRFIRQVPETRMGRRLIFWTAFLFGGLMLAKSIGGALVENAVLPESEERASLEVQIIPAMASKPRPPSVPAPRAAEDPFDEIAFELIAKWEGKRNEAYRDIVGVWTICYGHTRTAAPGQYKTDAECKALLVEEIAEYRDNWMGYVNEKAQTYWLPPTRKAAYTSLAYNVGWHGAGTSTATRRLNAGDIEGGCEAISWWNKAGGKVVRGLVRRRTEEVTLCLV
- a CDS encoding glycosyltransferase family 4 protein translates to MTSSPTVLLIAKAYPPTVGGVESYSELIARAYVRQGVTPTVITSWDGPRGWHDLSYPEGFIRVYNVGMHRQPIVFARLIAAIGRVRFGQRFDFIHATTWRPALALLPWRWPQTKVLTIHGQEVLNYPLILKRGMIKVMRDFDLVHTVSHSTMRAAKGALEGALPQGKWEVNFNGLSFPTEASTFKRQARGNNEIVRILSFARLARRKNIDGCLRALARLQTEGVDNFHYTIAGTGPLRDEIAQLIVELGLQNQVTMKGYVEDSEIPDLYRNADVFLHPQTASENKRDLEGFGLAIADSISFGCAAVVGETGGPADFVKDGERGLVVDGYSDEAIADALQTLLTDPAMRIELASSGRKWCLEHLSWDRHIQQVIASVAKLE